Genomic window (Vigna unguiculata cultivar IT97K-499-35 chromosome 10, ASM411807v1, whole genome shotgun sequence):
CTACGCTCAATCAAAACTCTTATTCCATTATTAGCCTCTACTCCACAGCCATTTAGGATCTTCGTCGCATAGGCTATGCCCTTACCAACAAAGAAACAACATACATCAAGGAATATATATCTTTCCATCTGATTGCTTAAACTGTCGAAGCTTATTTTCAGTTTCTCAATAACATTGTATCGGGGAATTTTCTCTAATTTAAACAGTACACTATGCCATATGTATTTTGTCCTTTCAAATAAAGTACTTCCAATGACTTCAAGTGCTAGAGGTAGTCCTCCACAATTATGAACTACTCTTTTCGCAAGGCCATAGTATTCTTCTTTTGGTTTTGCTTCCCTAAATGCGTGCCAACTAAGAAGCTCAAGGGACTCCTTTGCATTCATTAGCTTTGTTCGAAAAACAGAATAACCTTGAGGTATCGTCAGGATGCTTTCATCTCTTGTTGTAATGATTACTACAGTTCCTCCACCCAACCATTTAAATCGATCCCATAGGTCTAATAATATACTACAGTAAGGAACGTCGTCAAGTACAATGAGCATCCTTTTCCCAGATAGTCTTTCCCGAATCATACTTCTTCCCATATCAACACTAGGTATCTCCACCTTTGTTTTTAGGATATCTAGAAGAAGTTGTTCTCGTAAACGAAGATCCCCTTTTATTCCGCCAACTTGTCCAATATCTTCAATGAAACTTTTCTCCGTGAATCTAAGCTGAATTTGATGGTAGATGGCTCTGGCAAGGGTGGTTTTACCAGATCCTCCCTCTCCACATATCCCTATTATACAAACTTTGGTGGAATTATTTTTGATAGTTCCGATCACTTTTTCCACGCGGGAATGTAATCCGACTGGAAATTTAGTAGCAGACAAGATTGGTAAATTAAGAACGCTCTTAACGATTTTCTCAACTAGTTCAGCATCGCTCCTTCATGTTCAGTCGCAATTATAGAAGAAGTCATGtattaataaagttaaattaagCTTAAAAGAGGGTTGATTGAGTGAGTGAGAGTTACCTGTGATTGCTCTCATCCCATCCAAAGAAATTTGCAGCTTTGGTGAGTGCTTGGCTCCACTTGGACATGCCACGCTCCTGGTGGTGTCCGGAAAATGTTTGTTGTGCAGTTACCTCCAGGGCTTTTCCAAAATCACCCTTTTGAAGACGCACATCAGATGGCTGGATTTCGTAATATACGGGCAGAACATGTCGACAATAAGTTTCGTTCCATTTAATGATTTGTTGAAGCTGATTAAGACACCAAGAAGATTGAGAATATGTTTTGGTGAAAACAACTATTGCTACCCGACAGAGATTGAGAATAGGTTCTTGGATGTTCATTCCCTTCATTGTGTTCTCCTCGTGAAGGAAGGTGGTGAAGCCAACAGTAGAGAGGGCTGAATCGAGATGAGAAACAAATTTCCTGTGGATGTCTTCTCCATTAAAGTTGATTAGCACATCGTACCTCCGTTGGAGTTTCGACGATGAAGACATGAATTCTATGGAAGGAATTGATGAGGCGATCAACTGTTAGAAGAAGAGAATTTAATAATGGTAATACATGATCTTTGCCGACACAACCTTTGAAAGAACGCgaagattaatatatatatttttttttcaatcatggAAGCGCGTTAAGACCATTACCGAACCTTCTTTACTTTAGCCATTAATTAATCAGACCAACACCCACATTCAATCATATCAACAAAATATTACActaataattatgaaattttattgtaattatattattttatttttaaaattatacatactATAACTTTGcatcttctttttttaaaaaagatattgtTGTGTTTTATATTATGCAGATAGCCctcttttaagttttaaaatcataaataattgcATTCTCTTTACACCTTACACATATCTATAAACTACTATTTAAAAGAGGTCATTGTAATTCTTTATATTGACTTTGAAGTCTAGCTTGCTGGTATATATAGTATGTCAAAACTCGTGAATGTTTGTTTATGCTTGAATATTGTTCATGACCATGCAAGAGTGCATATCGTGACtgctttgaaatatttttttcaaatttaatgttgatttctataaaaattttatacaagACCAAAGGAGCATTTTGTTTGTCGTTTGAAGAAATCCTTATATGGCCTCAAGCAAGCACTTAGGCAATGGTACAAGAGGTTTGATTCTTTCATGATTGGGCAAGGTTACTGCAGGAGTCAATTTGATGACtgtatttattttcaaacattcCAAGATGGATCTTTCATATACTTGTtactatatgttgatgatatgttAATTGCATCACGTGACAAGTTTTCTATCAGGAAATTAAAAATCCAACTAAGTAATGAGtttgaaatgaaagaattaGGTGCAGCAAAGAAAATTCTTGGTATGGAGATTCGCAGGGACCGTCAAGCTGgtaaattgt
Coding sequences:
- the LOC114167063 gene encoding TMV resistance protein N-like, whose amino-acid sequence is MSSSSKLQRRYDVLINFNGEDIHRKFVSHLDSALSTVGFTTFLHEENTMKGMNIQEPILNLCRVAIVVFTKTYSQSSWCLNQLQQIIKWNETYCRHVLPVYYEIQPSDVRLQKGDFGKALEVTAQQTFSGHHQERGMSKWSQALTKAANFFGWDESNHRSDAELVEKIVKSVLNLPILSATKFPVGLHSRVEKVIGTIKNNSTKVCIIGICGEGGSGKTTLARAIYHQIQLRFTEKSFIEDIGQVGGIKGDLRLREQLLLDILKTKVEIPSVDMGRSMIRERLSGKRMLIVLDDVPYCSILLDLWDRFKWLGGGTVVIITTRDESILTIPQGYSVFRTKLMNAKESLELLSWHAFREAKPKEEYYGLAKRVVHNCGGLPLALEVIGSTLFERTKYIWHSVLFKLEKIPRYNVIEKLKISFDSLSNQMERYIFLDVCCFFVGKGIAYATKILNGCGVEANNGIRVLIERSLIKVKKNNKCGMHPLLQEMGITLSREISLKEPGENRRLWFHKDEKYGTKAMHWLPLNQDQVQLAVNSEYLFQKLRWISLHGFSSEYLHNKFYVHDAIAIDLKHSLLRLVWKEPQVLRSLKVLNLSHCKYLTTTPDFTGLQSLEQLILKCCPRLRKVHQSIGCLGNLLLLNLKDCTNLSNLPRGIYKLKSLKTLILSGCSKIDLMEKDTAEMESLITLIAENTAVKELPISIVSSKSIGYISLGRFERLSPNIFPSVIRSWISPTMNPISYMHSFCMDIEDNNWDDIAPLLSTLRNLRSVLV